In Neodiprion pinetum isolate iyNeoPine1 chromosome 6, iyNeoPine1.2, whole genome shotgun sequence, one genomic interval encodes:
- the P5CS gene encoding delta-1-pyrroline-5-carboxylate synthase, with protein MYTGRLTRIARAALSPMKYRYTRLASSSTGLWLSHAQPGSQIAGMRRALQTSDRPRRATFTDRSQLKYARRLVVKLGSAVITREDEHGLALGRLASIVEQVAECQNEGRECIMVTSGAVAFGKQKLTQELLMSLSMRETLSPADHTREHAGTLLEPRAAAAVGQSGLMSLYDAMFAQYGVKLAQVLVTKPDFYNEETRKNLFSTLSELISLNIVPIINTNDAVSPPPQADEEVAGSGGRRGISIKDNDSLAAMLAAEVQADLLILMSDVDGIYNLPPWQDGAKLLRTFSSDQRGNIKFGQKSKVGTGGMDSKVNAATWALDRGVSVVICNGTQEKAIKSIMAGRKIGTFFTDTSGPSAPVEVVAENARTGSRVMQSLRPEERASAINTLANLLESRQGDILDANNKDLEEAQKSGVAKPLLSRLSLTPSKLKSLSAGLRQIADSSHQNVGRVLRRTKLAEGLELKQITVPIGVLLVIFESRPDSLPQVAALAMSSANGLLLKGGKEAAHSNKYLIELVKEALNTVGASNAISLVSTREEIGDLLSMEKHIDLIIPRGSSELVRSIQEQSKHIPVLGHAEGICHVYVDKDADIEKALKIVRDSKCDYPAACNAMETLLIHEEHLNGTFFADVCNMLQKEGVKINSGPRLRQQLTFGPPAAKSMKTEYGALECTIEVVSDLEEAINHIHRYGSSHTEVIVTEDSRSAAHFQRQVDSACVFHNASSRFADGFRFGLGAEVGISTARIHARGPVGVDGLLTTKWILHGDGHAASDFAENGTRTFVHESLPLQDA; from the exons ATGTACACGGGTCGCTTAACCAGGATCGCGAGGGCGGCACTCAGTCCCATGAAGTATCGCTACACTCGTCTGGCCTCATCTTCGACGGGGTTGTGGTTATCACATGCTCAACCC GGTAGTCAGATTGCGGGCATGCGACGAGCTCTTCAGACTTCGGACAGGCCGAGAAGAGCAACGTTCACGGACCGTAGCCAGTTGAAATACGCGCGACGTTTGGTCGTCAAGTTGGGAAGTGCGGTAATAACTCGAGAAGACGAGCATGGCCTGGCTCTAGGTCGCCTGGCTTCGATCGTCGAACAAGTAGCTGAGTGTCAGAATGAGGGACGTGAGTGCATCATGGTAACCAGTGGAGCTGTAGCTTTCGGAAAGCAAAAGCTGACCCAGGAACTTCTCATGTCCCTCTCGATGCGCGAGACGTTGAGTCCCGCAGATCACACTCGGGAGCACGCAG GTACGCTGCTGGAGCCTCGAGCGGCTGCTGCAGTCGGACAGTCCGGGCTAATGTCCCTCTACGATGCCATGTTCGCACAATACGGAGTGAAGCTGGCTCAAGTACTCGTTACCAAGCCCGATTTTTACAACGAAGAGACTCGCAAGAATCTTTTCAGCACACTTAGCGAGCTGATCAGTCTGAACATAGTGCCGATTATAAATACGAACGATGCCGTTTCTCCGCCGCCTCAAGCCGACGAGGAGGTCGCCGGCTCCGGAGGTCGGAGAGGGATCTCGATCAAGGACAATGATTCCCTGGCGGCGATGTTGGCGGCGGAGGTACAAGCGGATCTTTTGATCCTGATGAGCGACGTGGATGGAATTTATAATCTACCACCATGGCAAGACGGTGCTAAACTGCTGCGTACCTTCAGTTCCGACCAGAGGGGCAATATTAAATTCGGACAGAAGTCCAAGGTCGGAACCGGTGGCATGGACTCCAAGGTAAACGCGGCGACGTGGGCGCTGGACCGGGGCGTTTCGGTGGTAATATGCAACGGGACGCAGGAGAAAGCGATCAAGAGTATAATGGCGGGTCGGAAGATCGGCACCTTTTTCACGGACACCAGCGGACCGTCGGCGCCTGTCGAAGTCGTCGCGGAAAACG CCCGGACTGGAAGTCGAGTCATGCAGTCTCTGCGCCCGGAGGAAAGAGCCAGCGCTATAAATACTCTGGCAAATCTGCTCGAGTCAAGGCAAGGTGACATATTGGATGCGAATAACAAAGACTTGGAAGAGGCGCAAAAGTCCGGGGTGGCGAAACCGTTGCTCTCGCGACTGTCCCTGACACCATCAAAGTTGAAATCGTTGAGCGCCGGTCTACGTCAGATAGCCGACAGCTCCCATCAGAACGTTGGTAGGGTTTTGCGGAGAACCAAGCTTGCCGAAGGACTGGAATTGAAACAGATCACTGTCCCTATTGGTGTTCTCCTTGTCATATTCGAATCACGACCTGACAGTTTACCGCAAGTCGCAGCTCTAGCGATGTCTAGTGCGAACGGGCTGCTACTCAAAGGTGGGAAAGAGGCGGCTCACAGCAACAAGTACCTCATAGAGCTCGTCAAGGAGGCCTTAAACACTGTCGGGGCGTCGAACGCGATTTCTCTGGTTTCAACCCGTGAGGAAATAGGCGACCTTCTCTCCATGGAAAAGCATATTGATCTCATTATTCCCAGGGGGAGTTCCGAGCTTGTCAGAAGCATCCAGGAACAGTCTAAGCACATTCCAGTTCTGGGACACGCTGAAGGGATATGCCACGTGTACGTTGACAAGGATGCCGACATTGAAAAAGCGTTGAAGATAGTTCGTGACTCCAAGTGCGACTATCCGGCGGCCTGCAATGCTATGGAAACGCTCCTGATACACGAGGAGCACTTAAATGGCACATTCTTCGCTGATGTTTGCAACATGCTCCAAAAGGAAGGA GTCAAGATCAACTCGGGGCCGAGGCTTCGGCAGCAGCTGACGTTTGGTCCACCGGCTGCAAAGAGCATGAAGACGGAATACGGTGCCCTCGAGTGCACCATCGAGGTTGTTTCGGACTTGGAAGAAGCTATAAACCACATTCACCGATACGGCAGTAGTCACACCGAAGTTATCGTCACGGAGGACAGTCGGAGTGCGGCGCACTTCCAGCGTCAGGTTGATAGCGCTTGCGTCTTCCACAATGCCAGCAGCAGATTCGCGGATGGCTTCAGATTCGGCTTAGGCGCAGAG GTCGGCATTTCCACGGCACGCATTCACGCTCGAGGCCCTGTCGGTGTTGACGGTCTTCTGACGACAAAGTGGATCCTGCATGGTGACGGTCACGCGGCCTCCGATTTTGCTGAAAATGGGACACGAACATTCGTGCACGAGTCACTTCCTCTCCAGGACGCATGA